The Bos indicus isolate NIAB-ARS_2022 breed Sahiwal x Tharparkar chromosome X, NIAB-ARS_B.indTharparkar_mat_pri_1.0, whole genome shotgun sequence genome has a window encoding:
- the RPL39 gene encoding large ribosomal subunit protein eL39 encodes MSSHKTFRIKRFLAKKQKQNRPIPQWIRMKTGNKIRYNSKRRHWRRTKLGL; translated from the exons ATG TCTTCTCACAAGACTTTCAGGATCAAGCGATTCCTggccaagaaacaaaagcagaatcgTCCCATTCCTCAatggattcgaatgaaaactggcAATAAAATCAG GTACAACTCCAAGAGAAGACATTGGAGAAGAACCAAGCTGGGTCTATAA